The sequence CACCGGGAGATACAGGATCTCCCCTTCTATGGATTTTATTGAGAAGAGATCCGCTATTATCATATAAATCCCAGTATTCTGTATTATTGGAGAAGCTCAATGACAATATCCTCTTCAGCCATAAATAATAGAATAATTGGAATCTCCACAAGCATGGAAGATCCATAGATATTGACGAGTATCTCTCCGGCCTCATTAAAATCTTCAGATTCTGAACTGGGCTTGAGTCTTGCTGTTTTCACTTTTTTCAAATCACCGGTAAGATCAAGAAGAAGGGTGTAATTAGATCCTGACATAAATGCCAGAGCCATTTCGTCACTCTCTTCTCCTTCATTTAAACTGGGAATTGATATCTCATATCCCAGATCAGTTTTGATTGGAAGGAACATGCTTTCCTCAAGTTCAGAGACCAGATCATTCACCCTGCCTCTGATTATAACTTCTGCTCCCAGGTGGTAGGAAGTATTTATGGTCAATATTTCAGCTTCAATAATGTTGAAATCCCCAAAGATTTCATCACCCATATCAGTAAATTCAGAATAATCCGTGGCTTCACCGGACATTGAACCTATAGTCTCAAGCATGCCTTTCTGGATGGTATAACGTACCGTCACCTTAGCATTACCCTTATCAAGTGAAACAGCATGAAATATATCGATACAGCTTGTCAGAAAGAAGGAACCAAGGATCAGGATAATCAGTTTTATTTTTGTTTTCATAGATGAAAATTATACATTGTTTTGTATTGATAAAAATATGCAATTTTATTAATTCTTGTTTATACTGATAAAATGAAGCTACGGGAAACCTGAGGCTGCTTTAATAATAAAATATAAGAGAGATGCCCAATGAATAAACTTTTTACTCCCTTTGACGAGATAAGGAACAACGCCCTGAAGCTGGCCTACCAGGTTTATATGGATGGCTTTGTGCCTGATGTTATCTATATTCCTCTGAGGGGAGGAGCCTATATGGGTAATGTGTTCAGTGAGTTCTTTAAAATGGTCAGAAGGGAAGAGAGGCCTGTATTCTATGCTGCTGTTGTTGCCAGATCCTATTCTGATATTCACAAACAGGACAGAGTCATGATTGACGGCTGGACCTATAATCCCGAGCACCTGAGAAACGGAGACAAGGTAATGTTTATTGACGATATCTTTGATTCCGGAAAGACATTGAATCATCTTGTTGAGGTGATCCTGGAGAAAGGCATCCCCAGAGAGGATATCAAGGTTGTTGTTCATGATTACAAGGATGTGAAGTTTAAGGAGCATCTGCCTATTCAGCCCGATTATTACTGCCGTAAGTTTGAACTTAACAGTGAGGACGATCAGGTTTGGATTCACTATATGAGTCATGAGCTTGTGGGACTGACCAGAGAGGAGCAGAACCACCAGTATCTGGACAAGGAGCCCGGACTGCAGGAAGTCTTTGATTTTATCAACGGATTATGATTCTTAATAAGGCAAAAAAAAACCGTCCCATGAAGGACGGTTTTTATATTTAAAATCTGTTTTACTTTATTCCTGATACCATTTTCTGTCGCCATCGTTCATCTGGTTCAACCACAAGCCGTAAGAACTTGTTGATGTATAGACTTTGTCCCTGTCAGAGTCATATAAAAAATTCATAATTGTAGCTTTTTTCAGGTCTGTACTGTTGTAGTTGGTATCCAGAGCGAATGTGTTTGACTGTAAAAGCGGATTTGATCTGTCTGAAAGATTAAGTTCATAATAGCCTTTTCCGTTATAGTAAGTCTGACTGTTATCGATGACATCGCCTCTTGTTCCCACAAGTATAATATCACCAACACCGCTCATCTCAGAGATATCCGCAAATGATGAGAACTGTACATCATCATCACCTTCAAGACCTGTCTGCCAAGCACCCCAGCTTCCGCCGTTGTTGAGCTTGTAGAGGATGGAGTGATTCCTACCGGTTTCTCTTGTAGAGAGTAGGAGAATATCATGAATATCTGAGTAAAAAACACTGTTGTAAGAGCTGCTTTCACCGGGATTTTCCTCTGTAAAGGATTCTGGAGTAGAACTGCCGGCTACGAAAAGTTTACCCGAAGCATAATAATCTACACCTTTACCAACTTCAT is a genomic window of Oceanispirochaeta sp. M1 containing:
- a CDS encoding phosphoribosyltransferase, whose translation is MNKLFTPFDEIRNNALKLAYQVYMDGFVPDVIYIPLRGGAYMGNVFSEFFKMVRREERPVFYAAVVARSYSDIHKQDRVMIDGWTYNPEHLRNGDKVMFIDDIFDSGKTLNHLVEVILEKGIPREDIKVVVHDYKDVKFKEHLPIQPDYYCRKFELNSEDDQVWIHYMSHELVGLTREEQNHQYLDKEPGLQEVFDFINGL